The Colwellia sp. M166 genome segment AAGTAGCTGGAAACGATATTTTATACATTCCTTGTAGTTTGGTAACGGGCATTATTATAGGTTCAAAATACCCTAAGGAAAAGGTTGGCTTAGCTCAGGAAATAGCTGATGAAAATGAATTGACTTGGTATGAGTTAGTCATCGGTAAAAGCCACCCGAAACCATATATGAAAAATGAGTCTAAGGATATTTTCACATTCTCTGAAAACAATATTTTAATTGCACCCAATATTTGTGATAGTTGTGCAGAGCCACTAGTAGCAGAGAGCGATTTATGTCCTTGGTGTAGTATAACCGAAGCCCATGAGGATGACGCTGCTAGAAGTAACCCATTTAGAATGTTAAGTTCTATGGGGCAACTGGATAGTTACATGAAATCTATGGGAAAAATAGGAAAATAGTGTTGCTAAACAAAAACTAACAAGTCGTTTAAAAGGACAAAAAACAGTTGGCTTTTGCTCCTTCGTCGCTAATTTTAGCCAACAATTTTTTGCCTCTTAACGAGGCGTTAGTAGTATCAGCAAATATCCATTATCAATCAAAGGGAAGTGTCAATGAAAAACGATTCATCATCTAAATCTAATAATTATTTAATTGCATCTTTTATTATGTTTTTAGGTTTAATCTACAACGTTTTTGAACAAGACTTTATTGGCTCAGGAGTGTTTTTAATTTCTGCTATAGTGTTTTTATCCTTGAGTATAATCAAAAAACGTACAACAACGAAAGAAAGTTCAGTGGATTAAAATACTACTAATAAATAAAGGATAGGTTGCGCGCAGCCGCAACTTAATCCTGTTGTTGAACAAGCCCGGTGTTGGTGCGTACTCTTTATAAGTAAATAAATAAAACTAAGATGGGTTGTCTGTTGGCGGTGCCTCTAAGCGGTGATTTTCAGGCCAAGCGCAGCTACTATCACTAAACAGAGTTTGGTAATATAGTAACGCAACAATTTGTTTTTTCTTATATTTATTATCCTCACTTTGTGACTGTTTAGGGCGCAACAATTCCTTTTGCTTAGGCACTTCCTTGTTTTATATCGTATGACCCCTAATGACGCGATGACCTCGTCGCATTAGGTATAGCGTCATTTGAGTGGCACAATTAGGGCAACAAACGCCTTTTTTAGGTAATGTTTCACTGGGCGCTAACACCACGTTAAGCAGTAACTGTAACCGCTTTAACGTACGGTTAGCATTGCCATGTAAAAAACCATAATTGCGTGCTCGTCGAAAACCGCTAGGCAGCACATGTTGTAGCACTCGCCATAAAAAGGCCGTAGCGTGCTCGGTGATGGTTTTAAACTGTTTCGTTTTACTTTCTTTATATTGAAACGTCACTCGGTCATGCTTAATCGAGAGTAGGTTGTTTTCATTCACCACCCCACGATAGAGGTATCTAGCAAGGTAGGTTAACGCACTATCGCCTTTCCCTACGTGCTGACAATC includes the following:
- a CDS encoding transposase codes for the protein MFRGKFIALLCASGYYLPAKTSSSWVADCQHVGKGDSALTYLARYLYRGVVNENNLLSIKHDRVTFQYKESKTKQFKTITEHATAFLWRVLQHVLPSGFRRARNYGFLHGNANRTLKRLQLLLNVVLAPSETLPKKGVCCPNCATQMTLYLMRRGHRVIRGHTI